A single Kryptolebias marmoratus isolate JLee-2015 linkage group LG7, ASM164957v2, whole genome shotgun sequence DNA region contains:
- the LOC108245934 gene encoding ubiquitin carboxyl-terminal hydrolase 47 isoform X3: MQKCLDCYVHSSRMDRDRVKLFVRKLEDLSISDYYGLKSPGLTCYLNSVLQVLFMTADFREAVKRRCSKHSASLDQHLGELFCGLERTNAKTHNIIKQLGITDVYEQRDAAEYFEKILCRSSSEASKIFRGELNHETTCCKCNNTNHFRSFFWVLPLSMDTSSRKSYSVLHGLEDFFKVQKVSKENQMFCNSCKKKQDADTKYELIRSPDVLTLLLKRFTFDYRWRGYIKLQCKADVVRTLNLQNCRYDLYAVVHHCGYLTGGHYTADIKSFETGNWYCFNDDTVKSVKQKYELETNSIRSSTAYLLMYRKETRCRGPLNRHWS, encoded by the exons ATGCAAAAATGTCTGGACTGTTACGTGCACTCCAGCAGAATGGACCGAGACCGTGTCAAGCTGTTCGTCAGGAAACTGGAGGACTTGTCCATCTCGG attaTTATGGCCTGAAGAGTCCTGGTCTGACATGTTATCTGAACAGCGTCCTTCAGGTTCTTTTCATGACGGCAGACTTTCGAGAGGCTGTGAAAAG ACGCTGCAGTAAACATTCAGCGTCTCTTGACCAACACCTGGGAGAGCTGTTCTGTGGCTTAGAGAGAACAAAcgccaaaacacacaacatcaTAAAACAGCTGGGCATCACAGATG TGTATGAACAGCGTGATGCCGCCGAGTACTTTGAGAAGATTCTTTGTCGGAGCAGTTCAGAGGCCTCTAAG ATCTTCAGAGGAGAGCTGAATCATGAAACCACGTGTTGCAAGTGCAACAACACAAACCATTTCAGAAGCTTCTTCTGGGTTCTGCCTCTTTCAATGGACACTTCAAGCCGTAAAAGCTACAGCGTG CTGCACGGGTTGGAGGATTTCTTTAAGGTCCAAAAAGTCAGCAAAGAGAACCAGATGTTCTGCAACAGTTGCAAGAAAAAGCAGGATGCAGATACT AAATACGAGCTGATCCGAAGTCCAGACGTTCTGACGCTGCTGCTGAAAAGGTTCACCTTTGATTACAGATGGAGAGGCTACATCAAGCTTCAGTGCAAAGCTGATGTGGTCCGAACTCTAAACCTTCAG aacTGCAGGTATGACCTCTACGCTGTCGTTCATCACTGTGGCTATCTGACAGGAGGTCACTACACCGCAGACATCAAATCTTTTGAAACTGGAAACTGGTACTGCTTCAATGACGACACTGTTAAAAGT gtTAAGCAAAAATATGAATTAGAAACAAACTCAATAAG GTCGAGCACGGCTTATCTTCTGATGTACAGAAAAG AAACAAGATGCAGAGGACCACTCAACAGGCACTGGAGCTGA
- the LOC108245936 gene encoding uncharacterized protein DDB_G0292642 isoform X1: protein MSLQEQEAAEKKYDPLDSTLKFVDRGDDLDPVSSEFTSLRAEMSCGHAVTPDSLTLWCRSQLDEGNYKFRCPALLEGTKQCNKEWSYQEVRRLADLNVEEMQHFEEMMARLALGEYCEVQPCPKCKTNVERKNSSNLCVKCVVCTADQKKSYQFCWQCLKKWKDPGDRSGRCGNDGCVNKDLEILQTCKSISLPEVKGVTSCPSVRACPVCGMKAEHNQKFCKNVVCPRCRHEFCFVCLKLKRVCSQTSSPYNICPSGVAPRQTSIPVWKKQE, encoded by the exons ATGAGCCTTCAGGAGCAGGAAGCAGCGGAGAAGAAATACGACCCTCTTGACAGCACGCTGAAGTTCGTCGACAGGGGGGACGACCTGGACCCAGTGT CCTCAGAGTTTACCTCTCTCCGAGCTGAAATGTCCTGTGGTCACGCCGTCACTCCTGATTCTCTGACGCTGTGGTGTCGCAGCCAGCTGGACGAG gggaATTATAAATTCAGGTGTCCTGCGTTGCTGGAAGGCACCAAACAGTGCAATAAGGAGTGGTCGTACCAGGAGGTGCGCAGACTGGCTGATTTGAATGTTGAGGAAATGCAGCATTTTGAGGAGATGATGGCTCGTTTGGCTTTAGGAGAATACTGTGAGGTTCAGCCG tgCCCAAAGTGCAAGACCAACGTGGAGAGGAAGAATTCGTCCAACCTGTGTGTCAAGTGTGTCGTTTGCACCGCCGATCAGAAGAAGTCCTATCAGTTCTGCTGGCAGTGCCTGAAAAAGTGGAAGGACCCGGGAGATCGATCGGGCCGCTGCGGCAACGACGGCTGCGTCAACAAGGACCTGGAGATTCTGCAGACGTGCAAATCCATCAGCCTGCCTGAAGTAAAAGGAGTCACCAGCTGCCCCTCGGTCCGAGCCTGCCCCGTGTGCGGCATGAAGGCGGAACACAACCAGAAGTTCTGCAAGAACGTGGTGTGTCCGCGCTGCCGCCACGAATTCTGCTTTGTGTGCCTGAAACTAAAGCGAGTGTGTTCTCAGACCAGCTCACCGTACAATATCTGCCCCAGCGGCGTGGCTCCGAGGCAGACCTCTATCCCTGTGTGGAAGAAACAAGAATGA
- the LOC108245936 gene encoding uncharacterized protein DDB_G0292642 isoform X2: MSCGHAVTPDSLTLWCRSQLDEGNYKFRCPALLEGTKQCNKEWSYQEVRRLADLNVEEMQHFEEMMARLALGEYCEVQPCPKCKTNVERKNSSNLCVKCVVCTADQKKSYQFCWQCLKKWKDPGDRSGRCGNDGCVNKDLEILQTCKSISLPEVKGVTSCPSVRACPVCGMKAEHNQKFCKNVVCPRCRHEFCFVCLKLKRVCSQTSSPYNICPSGVAPRQTSIPVWKKQE; the protein is encoded by the exons ATGTCCTGTGGTCACGCCGTCACTCCTGATTCTCTGACGCTGTGGTGTCGCAGCCAGCTGGACGAG gggaATTATAAATTCAGGTGTCCTGCGTTGCTGGAAGGCACCAAACAGTGCAATAAGGAGTGGTCGTACCAGGAGGTGCGCAGACTGGCTGATTTGAATGTTGAGGAAATGCAGCATTTTGAGGAGATGATGGCTCGTTTGGCTTTAGGAGAATACTGTGAGGTTCAGCCG tgCCCAAAGTGCAAGACCAACGTGGAGAGGAAGAATTCGTCCAACCTGTGTGTCAAGTGTGTCGTTTGCACCGCCGATCAGAAGAAGTCCTATCAGTTCTGCTGGCAGTGCCTGAAAAAGTGGAAGGACCCGGGAGATCGATCGGGCCGCTGCGGCAACGACGGCTGCGTCAACAAGGACCTGGAGATTCTGCAGACGTGCAAATCCATCAGCCTGCCTGAAGTAAAAGGAGTCACCAGCTGCCCCTCGGTCCGAGCCTGCCCCGTGTGCGGCATGAAGGCGGAACACAACCAGAAGTTCTGCAAGAACGTGGTGTGTCCGCGCTGCCGCCACGAATTCTGCTTTGTGTGCCTGAAACTAAAGCGAGTGTGTTCTCAGACCAGCTCACCGTACAATATCTGCCCCAGCGGCGTGGCTCCGAGGCAGACCTCTATCCCTGTGTGGAAGAAACAAGAATGA